The nucleotide sequence CGTGGTGGCATCGATGTCGTATTTTACCCCTGTAATCGCAATTGATGCAATCATAGTAACCTCCTTTTTTATGAAAAGTACTGTACTTTTAGTATACCTGAAAAACGCTTCGATTGGGACGGTTTGTCCGCATTCATTAGGTAGCTACCGCAAGGTTTCGCGACCGCCAAGATATGGCTGTAATACTTTAGGCACGCGTACACTGCCGTCTTGGTTTTGGTAGTTTTCAATGATGGCAATTGGCCCCCGGCTCAGCGGCAGAGCGGTGGCATCGTTGGTGTGTACTAATTCAAGGTCGCCATTGGCGCGGCGCACCCGAATCTTTAGCCGGCGCGACTGGTAGTCGGTCATGTAATCGGCGGTATGGGTTTCACGGTATTTCCCCTGCCCTGGCAGCCAGGCTTCAATATCTACCCCGCGCGCATTAGGCTTACCGATATCAAAGGTGCATTTTAGAAGCAATTGATAAGGGATCTCAAGCAGCTCCATGATTTTTTCTTGAATGGCAATCAGAAAGAGGTGCTCGTCTTTGCCGGCTTCGGCGGTGGTGAGGCTTTCCATTTCCAGCTTATCGAATTGGTGCATACGGAACATACCCTCCATATCCTTGCCGTAAGTACCGGCTTCGCGGCGAAAGCTGGTGGCATAACCAATGTAGCGCAAAGGTAGATCGGCCTCCATGAAGGTTTCATCGGCGTGCATACTGCCAAGCACATGCTCGGCACTGCCCTGTAGCCACAAATCTTCATCTTCTATTTTGTAGCGATCGTCGCGCGGCTCAAGGCGATCCATGGCGTCGTATAGTTCGGTGCGGAGCATGAGTGGCGGCAGAATCGGCACAAAAGGCTTGTTGCTCACCGGCAGGCCGGTTTCTTTAATGACGTCATCAACAAACGCTTGGTCACTAAGCTTATCGGTAATAAATTGGATTAAGGCAAACTGCAACTTCACTAAATCGCCTTTTAGGTACGCAAAGCGGCTCCCAGCAACCTTAGCGGCCCGCTCTTTATCGAGCCAGCCATTCTGGGCAGCAATTTCAGCGTGATTTTTGGCTGTAAAACCAAATTCTGGCGGCCTGCCGACGGTTTTTACGACAACATTCTCCTCTTCGCTGGCACCGACTGGTACATCATCAAGCGGAAGGTTAGGAATCCTTTTGAGGGCGACTAAAAATTCTTCGTCAATAACCCGAAACCGCTCTTCGACTTCAGCTAGAGTAGTTTTAAGCACTCGTCCTTCATCAATTATTTTCTGCTCGGGCTTACCTTTTTTCATTTTCGACGCAATATCGTTACGCTTCGCGCGCAGTTCGTCGGCTTTTTGTTGTATTTCGCGCCGCTCGGCGTCGAGTCCTAACACAGCATCAATATCAACTTCGTAGCCTTTTTGGACACTAAATTGTTTCACGCGCTCTGGGTTGTCGCGCACATAACGGATATCTAACATATTTGTAGTATACCACTACAGGGGTAAAATAATACAAGCCAAAGATTGCCTTGGCTTGTATTATTATAGGCGAGACCGAGAACTTCTAAGATTTCACCAGTTTGGCTTGCGGCTCGCTTGGTTGCGAGAAGTTATAGCGAACCAGCCCCGAAAGCACTACCCCAAGAGCGTAACCAAAGGTGATGACATAGGCAAAAATATTCACAATTGGTATGAAGAATAAGGCACTCAAGATCAAGCTACCGACCAGCGTTTCAATAACCGGATGCGTGTTTGGTCGGCTTTTGAAGATGAGATTACCAATGTAATGGCCAAATAATGGCGCACTCACCATCACTACCAACATCAGGCCTACCGCTAAAATACCACCTAGGAGCACCCCGATACCTGAAAGCAGTGCCAGAATAATCGCAACCGGTGTGGCAAAAATCGCTACCGCACCAGTCAGCGCCACCACCCCTGGTTTTTGAGTGGCGTGAGCGGTAAGGTTTTGCAGCATTCGTGGAAACAACGCCGCTAGTCCAACACTAACCAGAAGAATCATTAAAGTCATAAAAATGAAGTCGATCAGCTTTTCAGCAGGCGTTGCTGGCTGTTCAGAAGGCTGCTCGGGTGGATCGTGACGAGTTATTTCACCGCCAACTTTTGCACCAGCCGATTGCTGCACTTCAGCATAACTGTAATAGTGCACATTTCCAGCGATGTTTGCAGCCGTGCCTAAGCTAAAAATATCAACT is from Verrucomicrobiia bacterium and encodes:
- the serS gene encoding serine--tRNA ligase; protein product: MLDIRYVRDNPERVKQFSVQKGYEVDIDAVLGLDAERREIQQKADELRAKRNDIASKMKKGKPEQKIIDEGRVLKTTLAEVEERFRVIDEEFLVALKRIPNLPLDDVPVGASEEENVVVKTVGRPPEFGFTAKNHAEIAAQNGWLDKERAAKVAGSRFAYLKGDLVKLQFALIQFITDKLSDQAFVDDVIKETGLPVSNKPFVPILPPLMLRTELYDAMDRLEPRDDRYKIEDEDLWLQGSAEHVLGSMHADETFMEADLPLRYIGYATSFRREAGTYGKDMEGMFRMHQFDKLEMESLTTAEAGKDEHLFLIAIQEKIMELLEIPYQLLLKCTFDIGKPNARGVDIEAWLPGQGKYRETHTADYMTDYQSRRLKIRVRRANGDLELVHTNDATALPLSRGPIAIIENYQNQDGSVRVPKVLQPYLGGRETLR
- a CDS encoding polymer-forming cytoskeletal protein, translating into MRKWKLALLALALVALPAVVGGIAQATAFRSGEVVKAEKTEKIDHTLFIAGDDVTVEADVNGDVFCAGQTVTINGNVSGDVLCAAQTVRLNGVVEGDVRLAGLDVTVTGNIEGNASVLAQAFVMDSKAKIGKDLTLATLSASINGTVQRDAVISSGEAQINGKVGRDATAAVDIFSLGTAANIAGNVHYYSYAEVQQSAGAKVGGEITRHDPPEQPSEQPATPAEKLIDFIFMTLMILLVSVGLAALFPRMLQNLTAHATQKPGVVALTGAVAIFATPVAIILALLSGIGVLLGGILAVGLMLVVMVSAPLFGHYIGNLIFKSRPNTHPVIETLVGSLILSALFFIPIVNIFAYVITFGYALGVVLSGLVRYNFSQPSEPQAKLVKS